In one window of Microcoleus sp. FACHB-831 DNA:
- a CDS encoding XisI protein — translation MEKLERYRQYIRKLLTEQTTVEDGNPDIECQLIFDAEHDHYQLLDIGWQGLKRVYNCFIHLDIKDGKIWIQRNMTEVDIARELLEMGVSKEDIVLGLHPHYKRPYTGYGVA, via the coding sequence ATGGAGAAACTAGAACGCTATCGCCAATACATCCGTAAGCTCTTGACTGAACAGACGACAGTGGAAGATGGAAATCCAGACATTGAGTGCCAGCTTATTTTTGATGCGGAACATGACCACTATCAATTGCTAGATATAGGCTGGCAGGGGCTAAAAAGAGTCTACAACTGCTTCATCCATTTGGATATTAAGGATGGCAAAATTTGGATTCAGCGCAATATGACTGAAGTGGATATTGCGCGGGAATTATTGGAAATGGGGGTATCTAAAGAGGATATTGTTTTGGGGTTACATCCACACTACAAACGTCCGTATACGGGTTATGGAGTCGCTTGA
- a CDS encoding element excision factor XisH family protein, which translates to MNYRLALQMSEPDRTLYLAIPFDTFDSFFQERFVQESVRLYQLKLVVYDPQKEVVIEWRN; encoded by the coding sequence TTGAACTATAGGCTTGCCCTACAAATGAGCGAACCGGACAGGACGCTATATTTAGCAATACCGTTTGATACGTTTGACTCTTTCTTTCAAGAGCGGTTTGTTCAGGAATCAGTTAGGCTGTATCAACTCAAACTCGTCGTTTACGACCCCCAGAAAGAGGTGGTTATCGAATGGAGAAACTAG